One genomic window of Solanum stenotomum isolate F172 chromosome 9, ASM1918654v1, whole genome shotgun sequence includes the following:
- the LOC125875974 gene encoding uncharacterized protein LOC125875974 isoform X1 gives MDKGATLEAGEGRNTVELVKSASEKHLDLLRPSARYYSVSKGQAGDAEDREKGKYTLIRDVEDLQTGFYDKPLPCFGCGVGWFSFLLGFLCPLMWYYATILYFGNYYRKDPRERAGLAASAIANLLSYAGNGVFCCLAYYSSNSLLVASAMQSFILAIAIMINVVTCSVVKSKAIFGFKLSNCKCSYEEKRKILYRTIHMKISTSLSVLSRFIIEIPRLYGCFSMLKVL, from the exons ATGGACAAAG GGGCTACTCTTGAAGCTGGAGAGGGCAGAAATACTGTTGAACTCGTGAAATCAGCCTCTGAAAAACATCTTGACCTTTTGAGGCCATCAGCTCGATATTATTCAGTGTCGAAAG GGCAAGCAGGTGATGCAGAAGACCGTGAGAAGGGAAAGTATACCTTGATTAGAGATGTAGAGGACCTTCAAACAGGGTTCTATGATAAACCTCTTCCTTGCTTTGGTTGCGGAGTCGGATGGTTTTC aTTTCTACTGGGATTTCTATGCCCGTTGATGTGGTATTATGCCACGATACTTTATTTTGGAAACTACTACCGTAAGGATCCTCGAGAACGTGCCGGGCTTGCTGCATCTGCTATTGCT AATTTACTCTCTTATGCAGGCAACGGTGTGTTCTGTTGTCTTGCTTATTATAGCAGCAACTCTCTTCTTGTAGCTTCTGCGATGCAAAGTTTCATACTAGCCATAGCTATTATGATCAATGTTGTTACTTGTTCTGTAGTCAAGTCAAAAGCCATTTTCGGGTTCAAACTCTCCAATTGTAAATGTTCTTacgaagaaaaaagaaaaatcttatACAGAACTATACACATGAAAATCTCTACCTCCTTAAGTGTTTTATCCAGATTTATTATTGAAATTCCTCGTTTGTATGGATGTTTTTCCATGTTAAAAGTGCTGTAA
- the LOC125875974 gene encoding uncharacterized protein LOC125875974 isoform X2: MDKGATLEAGEGRNTVELVKSASEKHLDLLRPSARYYSVSKGQAGDAEDREKGKYTLIRDVEDLQTGFYDKPLPCFGCGVGWFSFLLGFLCPLMWYYATILYFGNYYRKDPRERAGLAASAIAATVCSVVLLIIAATLFL; this comes from the exons ATGGACAAAG GGGCTACTCTTGAAGCTGGAGAGGGCAGAAATACTGTTGAACTCGTGAAATCAGCCTCTGAAAAACATCTTGACCTTTTGAGGCCATCAGCTCGATATTATTCAGTGTCGAAAG GGCAAGCAGGTGATGCAGAAGACCGTGAGAAGGGAAAGTATACCTTGATTAGAGATGTAGAGGACCTTCAAACAGGGTTCTATGATAAACCTCTTCCTTGCTTTGGTTGCGGAGTCGGATGGTTTTC aTTTCTACTGGGATTTCTATGCCCGTTGATGTGGTATTATGCCACGATACTTTATTTTGGAAACTACTACCGTAAGGATCCTCGAGAACGTGCCGGGCTTGCTGCATCTGCTATTGCT GCAACGGTGTGTTCTGTTGTCTTGCTTATTATAGCAGCAACTCTCTTCTTGTAG
- the LOC125877329 gene encoding uncharacterized protein LOC125877329, with product MSNLSKLEFVTPDISGNNYLSWVLDAEILLDAKGLGSTITNGNTTSSQNKAKAMIFLRHHLDEGLKVEYLTVKDPLELWTGLKERYDHLKATVLPRAHYEWIHLRLQDFKTICEYNSAVYKITSQLKLCGEDIKDEDMLEKTLTTFHASNLVLQQQYRERGFKKYSELISCLLVAEQHNTLLLKNHEARPTGTAPLSEANEVEAHGQSERRQNKNQGQNNVCGRGNGRGQYNNRRRGGRHKRENNMGSQSNPSRGNCHRCGMKGHWKNECRATQHFVRLYQDSLKRKGNKNGASSSNARV from the coding sequence ATGTCGAACTTATCAAAGCTTGAGTTCGTGACACCTGACATTTCTGGAAATAATTACTTGTCATGGGTACTCGACGCTGAAATTCTCCTTGACGCTAAAGGTCTTGGTTCCACTATTACCAACGGTAATACAACGTCGAGTCAGAACAAAGCAAAGGCAATGATTTTCCTTCGTCATCATCTGGATGAAGGATTGAAGGTTGAATACCTTACGGTGAAAGATCCACTTGAATTGTGGACTGGTTTAAAGGAAAGGTATGACCACCTTAAGGCAACGGTATTGCCAAGGGCTCATTATGAATGGATTCACTTGCGGTTACaagattttaaaactatatgTGAATATAATTCTGCTGTATACAAAATTACTTCCCAATTAAAATTATGTGGGGAAGATATAAAAGATGAGGACATGTTGGAAAAGACTCTCACAACTTTTCATGCCTCAAATTTGGTATTACAGCAGCAATACCGTGAAAGGGGATTCAAAAAGTATTCTGAGTTGATCTCATGCCTTCTTGTGGCTGAGCAACACAATactcttttattgaaaaatcATGAGGCCCGTCCCACGGGAACTGCTCCGTTATCGGAAGCAAATGAGGTTGAAGCACATGGCCAGTCTGaaagaagacaaaataaaaatcaaggcCAAAATAATGTGTGTGGACGTGGCAATGGCAGAGGACAATATAATAATCGTCGTCGTGGTGGTCGCCATAAAAGGGAGAACAATATGGGTTCTCAAAGCAATCCTTCAAGAGGCAATTGCCATCGTTGTGGCATGAAAGGGCATTGGAAGAATGAATGCCGGGCAACTCAGCATTTTGTTAGGCTTTACCAAGATTccttgaaaagaaaaggaaataaaaatggtGCATCTTCTTCTAATGCTCGGGTGTAA